A window of the Candidatus Delongbacteria bacterium genome harbors these coding sequences:
- a CDS encoding ribonuclease H-like domain-containing protein: MNLKNYLENRLGIDHQIIPNSKVNGNFTFIFDTISTIKNLKFKYNRLLLLDIETTGLSYEDPLFLCGFIVVTPKWFRQEIFINLKFPENEKFTSLLKSKIEFCDLIITYNGTCFDLPRIENTIRNYHINRSKHLDLYFLIKSGLELSRKLEHYKSEYSLKDESSAKIPEYFINYLNTGDKEILDKVVIHNGNDLMALFKLLKEIALHFENVGENSDFSEFEYCGNLTLIKDMKLWYYRKALARCFLTKERNRLYRKIGFLLKSNEFCNAAIYCFKKSYKTERKSSFELHLHYYKIKNYDKAYELYKNYLEMSDKISTHMKNRLERLYLLSIQKKLFEI; encoded by the coding sequence ATGAACTTAAAAAACTATCTAGAAAATAGGCTTGGTATTGACCATCAGATTATTCCAAATTCAAAAGTTAATGGTAACTTTACTTTCATATTTGATACTATTAGTACAATTAAAAATTTGAAGTTCAAATATAATCGTTTACTTCTATTAGATATCGAAACGACTGGTTTATCTTACGAAGATCCATTGTTTCTATGCGGATTCATTGTGGTTACTCCAAAATGGTTTCGACAAGAGATTTTCATCAATCTAAAATTTCCGGAAAACGAAAAATTTACAAGTTTATTAAAAAGTAAAATTGAGTTTTGCGATTTGATAATAACTTATAATGGGACTTGTTTTGATCTGCCAAGAATTGAAAATACAATTAGAAATTACCACATTAACAGATCTAAGCACCTAGATCTTTATTTTCTGATAAAATCAGGTCTAGAATTATCGAGAAAATTGGAGCATTATAAAAGTGAATACTCTTTAAAAGACGAGAGTAGTGCAAAAATACCGGAATATTTTATCAATTATCTAAATACTGGAGATAAAGAGATTCTCGATAAAGTTGTAATTCATAATGGTAATGATTTGATGGCATTGTTTAAACTACTGAAAGAAATAGCATTACATTTTGAAAATGTTGGGGAAAATTCTGATTTTTCTGAATTTGAATATTGTGGGAATCTTACACTCATCAAAGATATGAAGTTATGGTACTACAGGAAAGCATTAGCTCGTTGTTTTTTAACCAAAGAAAGAAACAGACTTTACAGAAAAATTGGTTTTTTGTTAAAATCAAATGAGTTTTGTAATGCTGCTATATACTGTTTTAAAAAATCATATAAAACTGAAAGAAAAAGCTCTTTTGAGCTTCATCTTCACTATTATAAAATTAAAAATTATGATAAAGCTTATGAACTTTACAAAAACTATTTAGAAATGAGTGATAAAATCTCTACTCATATGAAAAATAGACTTGAAAGACTTTATCTTTTATCAATACAAAAAAAGTTATTTGAAATTTAG
- a CDS encoding aminotransferase class I/II-fold pyridoxal phosphate-dependent enzyme: protein MNIRHFKLERYFAKYEFSAKYLLSSSDCDPLSQKEVLSMASNELLSKWERVTLGYSESRGDSFLLKEISKLYKNIADENVVIGAPQELILLAIISILKRNDDIIVTYPAYQSLYSLAEDIGCKVRYWTYANNQFDINDLKIMIEKRVPRLLIINFPHNPTGFTPKISQIHEIIELCRKNDILILSDEMYRFLETDEIYKLPAISDIYENGISLCGLSKSFSLPGLRTGWLVSRRVDVIEKILEMKDFTTICQPSNNAILSIIALQNRENIIRRNKSIILENVNYVEQVVKNYSVLNWLKPLSGPITLLSIDYYKGIDHFTKELVDRKSVMLLPITVYDFVGNSVRLGLGRKNFIEGFKLFEEFLNEVF from the coding sequence ATGAATATTAGACATTTTAAACTGGAAAGGTATTTTGCTAAATATGAGTTTAGTGCAAAATATTTACTTAGCTCATCAGATTGCGATCCATTAAGCCAGAAGGAAGTTTTGAGTATGGCTAGTAATGAATTACTCTCGAAATGGGAACGTGTAACTCTTGGATATTCCGAATCAAGAGGAGACTCATTTCTTTTGAAAGAGATCTCAAAATTGTATAAAAATATTGCTGATGAAAATGTAGTTATTGGAGCACCTCAAGAACTAATTTTGCTTGCTATCATTTCGATATTGAAAAGAAATGATGATATTATTGTAACATATCCTGCCTATCAATCTCTTTATTCTTTAGCAGAAGATATTGGTTGTAAAGTAAGATATTGGACTTATGCAAATAATCAATTCGATATTAATGACCTGAAAATTATGATTGAAAAGAGAGTTCCTAGGCTTCTAATAATTAATTTTCCTCATAATCCCACAGGTTTTACTCCAAAGATCAGCCAAATTCACGAAATTATTGAACTTTGTAGAAAAAATGACATTTTAATTTTAAGTGATGAAATGTACAGATTTCTTGAAACGGATGAGATATACAAACTTCCTGCTATTTCAGATATTTATGAAAATGGAATTAGTTTGTGCGGTTTATCAAAATCTTTTTCACTTCCAGGTTTGAGAACTGGCTGGCTGGTAAGCAGAAGGGTTGATGTAATTGAAAAGATTCTTGAAATGAAGGATTTTACGACGATTTGTCAACCTTCAAACAATGCAATTCTTTCCATTATAGCTCTGCAAAACAGAGAAAATATAATTCGTAGAAATAAATCTATTATTCTCGAGAATGTTAACTACGTAGAGCAAGTTGTTAAAAATTACAGCGTTCTTAATTGGTTAAAACCACTATCAGGACCAATAACTTTACTTTCAATAGATTATTACAAAGGAATCGATCATTTCACAAAAGAATTAGTGGATAGAAAGAGTGTAATGCTGTTGCCTATTACAGTTTATGATTTTGTAGGAAATTCAGTTAGACTTGGATTAGGTAGAAAAAATTTTATTGAAGGATTCAAACTATTTGAAGAATTCTTGAACGAAGTTTTCTGA